In Mobula hypostoma chromosome 13, sMobHyp1.1, whole genome shotgun sequence, the following are encoded in one genomic region:
- the LOC134355862 gene encoding prokineticin-1-like, whose amino-acid sequence MLTRNRALYRNCTSLSSQACDRDVQCGPGSCCAVSLWLRGLRMCTPQGQEGDKCHPFSHKVPFSGKRQHHTCPCLPYLLCSRSPDARFRCTSQFKHMKFQ is encoded by the exons ATGCTTACCCGTAATCGGGCGTTGTACCGTAACTGTACCTCTCTCTCTTCACAGGCTTGTGATCGGGATGTACAGTGCGGCCCGGGTTCCTGCTGTGCTGTCAGTCTATGGCTACGTGGACTGCGAATGTGCACTCCACAGGGACAGGAAGGAGATAAGTGTCATCCCTTCAGTCACAAG GTTCCGTTCTCCGGGAAGAGGCAACACCACACCTGCCCGTGTCTGCCGTATCTGTTGTGCTCCAGGTCTCCGGATGCCAGATTTCGTTGCACCTCCCAGTTTAAGCACATGAAGTTCCAGTGA